The Helicobacter sp. 'house sparrow 1' region TAATTATCCTAGCTTTAGCTTCAAAGCACCTCTTTGCTCCTTTGTTAAAAAGAGTGCTTAAAAACCTAAAGCCCAAGTGCTTTTATCTGTTTATAGCTTGATGAAAGCACTTGTATAAGTCTATCTTCATCCTCAAGATTTTTAATACTAACAGAAAGCAACTCCCTTGCTTGATTCTCATCATATCCTATTTCTTGCAATACAAATGAGGGTCTAAAAAGCCCAAATAAACACTCTTGTCCATTTACACCATAAAAATCTTGAATAAAAAGATCTTGCAACATTAAGCGAGCTTTTATGCCAAAAAATCTTAGAGCTAGAGTATTTAAAGCACTATTTTTTATATCCACAAATAAATCAATATCCCCCTTTAATCTTTCTTTGAGTTTATTGAAAAAAGTTTCTCGATTAAAAGGCTTGATTTTTTCTTGCTTTTCTAAAGCCATTACAAAAGCCTTATAGATACTATTTTGCGCCAAAACAAAAGGGATATCAAAACTTTTTTTCGATAGAAATAAGCCATAATTTCTAGCTAGCCCCAAAGATTCTCCACTTAATAAAAAGATAATTTTTTCATCCTTTATTTCTAGTCTTTGAGAAAGGCTGACACTTAAACTAATATCTACAATCAAAGTAAAATCTTGTAGTTTTTGGTTAAGATAATGGAAGATTAAATCTATATCATTCAAACTAAAAATATCTTGATTGATAACTGGAATTACAAAAACCTGACACTGCTCCCTTATGGCTAAATCTAAAGAAATAAAATCAAGCATTCCATCTTTTTTTTGAAGATTAATTTTATGCAACTGCATCTGCCTTGCACTTGAGACTATTTGTTGATGATTTCCAATACAATAGGCAATCTTTTTTTTTGCAAAAAAACCAAAAAGGCCTAAAAAACTCCAAAAATCAAAAGTAATAGGAAATGTAAAATTAGCCCCAAAGATACTACAAAGTCTTTTTTGATCTGCATCATCTGAAACAAAAATAGGAGCATTGGGATATTCTTGATCTAGAAAAATTTCATTTGCTTGCTTACTACAAGGATAATTATGTAAAAAATCAAGTCGCATTTTTTCCCTTTTTTGGTGATTATTATATAATGGCAGAGTTAAAAAACAACAAGGCTTAAAATGCAGAATTTCCAAAAAGAAAAACAATTCATTCTAAATATTATGATGAATATGCTTAAAGATACCGATACAGTTTGTGCTAATTTTTTTTCTTCTCTAAACCAAATATTAGAAGAAAAAAAATCCACTCAAGAATTACTCCATAATATAATTACAAAAGACAAAACTCTAGAAGTAATCAAAGCCTTTTCTCTCTATAATATTTTGCTAAATATTATAGAAGAACGCTTTAATATCCACACAAAAAAACCTCTTGAGAAGTTAAAAAAAACTTATGAAGAACTCATAGAAGAGGGTTTTAATCCAAAAGATATTCAAGAAGTTCTGGAGAATATGAAGTTTTATCCCGTATTTACAGCCCATCCAACAGAATCTAGAAGAAGAACTTTTTTAGAAGCTCATCACTCTATTGATGAGGATTTGTATAAAATTTTTGATTTAAAAGAAAATGATCGGGTAGAAAATATTAATTACCGTCTGCATTTATTATGGCAAACAAGCCTCATAAGAAGCCAGAAGTTAGAAGTATTATTTGAATTAGACAACCTCTTATATATCATCGAGACTACTATTCTTGATAGCGCTCAAGATGCTTTAGAGATACTCTCACAGATTCTAAAAAGACCACTCCAAAAATCTCCTATTGAACTTGGAAGTTGGGTTGGGGGTGATAGAGATGGAAACCCTTTTGTAAGCAATGAGCTCATGATACAAGTAATGAAAACTCAACATAAACTTATTATTAATCTTTATATTAAAAAAATTAATGCCTTAATTAGAGAATTATCCATCAATAAAAACTTTTGCAATATCTCTAAAGACCTTTATCAAAGTATTGAAGAAAATAAAGATTATCTAAACTCAGAAAATAAAGAACTGTATAAAGATGAGCCCTTTAGATCCATGCTTATATTAATGAGAAAAAAACTTGAAAATCGCCTTGTTGGTATTAACACAAACTGGGAAGTAGATTTTGTTTATAAGAATGCATCAGAATTACTTAGTGATATTGATATGCTGATAAAAAATCTCTCTAAAACCTGTGCAAGAAAACTCAATGAATTAAGAAATTTAGTTTTACTGGGAGATTTTTATCTCTTAAAACTTGATTTTAGAGAACATAAAAGTGTATTTCAGAATGCTATCAGTGAGATTTTTTGCTTACTTGGAATCTATAATAGTGGCTTTAACACTCTTGAGAATAATAAAAAAATTGAAATCCTTAATCAAGCATTAGAACATCCTATCATAAACCTCTCCTCACTCACTAAAGACCTTAGCCAAGAAACTCAAAATGTAATTGATATCTTTTCTTCTATTCAATGGGGTAAAAAAAATCTATCTGATGAAATTATTCGATCTTTTATTTTATCAATGACAACTGATGCTAGCGATCTTTTATGCATCCTTTGGTTTGCAAAGCAAACA contains the following coding sequences:
- a CDS encoding phosphoenolpyruvate carboxylase; this translates as MQNFQKEKQFILNIMMNMLKDTDTVCANFFSSLNQILEEKKSTQELLHNIITKDKTLEVIKAFSLYNILLNIIEERFNIHTKKPLEKLKKTYEELIEEGFNPKDIQEVLENMKFYPVFTAHPTESRRRTFLEAHHSIDEDLYKIFDLKENDRVENINYRLHLLWQTSLIRSQKLEVLFELDNLLYIIETTILDSAQDALEILSQILKRPLQKSPIELGSWVGGDRDGNPFVSNELMIQVMKTQHKLIINLYIKKINALIRELSINKNFCNISKDLYQSIEENKDYLNSENKELYKDEPFRSMLILMRKKLENRLVGINTNWEVDFVYKNASELLSDIDMLIKNLSKTCARKLNELRNLVLLGDFYLLKLDFREHKSVFQNAISEIFCLLGIYNSGFNTLENNKKIEILNQALEHPIINLSSLTKDLSQETQNVIDIFSSIQWGKKNLSDEIIRSFILSMTTDASDLLCILWFAKQTKLWIPNIEAKISITPLFETIQDLQHAKEIIATLSQNKHYATYLKDCNSCQEIMVGYSDSSKDGGIFASNYNLYNAITDLIKLGETLGIRFLLFHGKGGSVSRGGGTLDSALLASPPKSVAGLLKVTEQGEMISSKYLSPISAHFNLANTLSALLKKSCYDTYFPEQTSHQKISDTQTIKVISEQSYRFYRRLVYETKGFIDYFKQATPIEFIQHLNLGSRPSKRKDTQRVEDLRAIPWVFAWTQNRSIIPAWYGLGSGLEAIKDRSLLRHCYLESDFFRSTLDNISQAFLKVDLDIAKLYNDFVEDSNLKNTIWNLIEEEYKRTMDIMLYIRDETKLLDTQPDIRESIFMRKIPVSALNLIQIELIKRYHQANYPQQKERLMEEIHSTIVGIAQGMRNTG